A section of the Acanthochromis polyacanthus isolate Apoly-LR-REF ecotype Palm Island chromosome 1, KAUST_Apoly_ChrSc, whole genome shotgun sequence genome encodes:
- the LOC110964709 gene encoding fibroblast growth factor 6-like — translation MASAQRCHYSMSSGARAHWTLPAVIVLWTSLWGIASSYPIPSRTNATLLEKKWETLFSRSYLGISGGKSELNWESDYLQGIKRVRRLYCNVGIGFHLQVLPDGRINGAHNENQYSLIEISTVDRGVISLFGVRSELFVAMNSRGRLYGTRVFRDECKFKETLLPNNYNAYESFVYKGFYIALSKHGRVKRGNKATTAMTVTHFLPRL, via the exons ATGGCCTCTGCGCAAAGGTGCCACTACAGCATGTCCAGCGGGGCCAGGGCGCACTGGACGCTGCCAGCAGTGATTGTACTGTGGACTTCTCTGTGGGGAATCGCTTCGTCTTACCCGATTCCGAGCAGGACTAACGCGACTTTGTTGGAAAAGAAGTGGGAGACCCTCTTCTCCCGCTCCTATCTGGGTATAAGCGGGGGGAAATCGGAGCTGAACTGGGAGAGTGACTATTTGCAGGGCATCAAAAGAGTGCGACGGCTCTACTGCAACGTGGGCATTGGGTTTCACCTGCAGGTGCTCCCGGACGGCAGGATAAACGGTGCACACAATGAGAACCAATACA GTCTGATAGAGATCTCCACCGTGGACCGAGGAGTGATCAGCCTGTTCGGAGTGAGGAGTGAGCTGTTTGTCGCAATGAACAGCAGGGGAAGGTTATACGGAACG AGAGTCTTCAGGGACGAGTGCAAGTTCAAGGAGACTTTGCTGCCCAACAACTACAACGCCTATGAGTCTTTTGTTTACAAGGGCTTCTACATCGCCCTCAGCAAGCATGGCCGCGTAAAGAGAGGCAACAAGGCCACCACCGCCATGACGGTCACACATTTCCTCCCGCGACTATGA
- the fgf23 gene encoding fibroblast growth factor 23, producing MDVSRRLGMRDTVLALLLAVLQGFPLGEGAPNPSPLVGSNWGNPRRYIHLETSTDLNNFYLEIRLDGTVRKTTARSSYSVILLKAETRERIAILGVKSSRYLCMDLEGNPFSSPICLRDDCLFNHRLLENNRDVYYSIRTGILFNLEGSRQVFSAGQNLPQTSLFLPKKNTVPLERLLLHREKRNQVVDPSDPHNVYLGQTEEGSDSRAVQEDDADLEVEVETGDEGRNVSRETPLAPSTDDPWNVHSSNAASPRSSGTMG from the exons ATGGACGTCAGCAGAAGACTGGGGATGAGAGACACCGTGCTGGCGCTCTTGCTCGCTGTCCTGCAGGGATTTCCTCTCGGGGAAGGGGCCCCGAACCCGTCACCGCTGGTTGGCTCCAACTGGGGTAACCCGAGGAGATACATTCACCTGGAGACTTCCACGGATCTCAACAACTTCTACTTGGAGATCAGACTAGATGGCACCGTGCGCAAAACTACAGCCAGGAGCTCATATA GTGTGATTTTACTGAAAGCTGAAACAAGGGAGCGCATCGCCATCCTCGGCGTCAAAAGCAGCCGGTACCTGTGCATGGATCTGGAGGGAAATCCGTTCAGCTCT CCCATCTGCCTCAGAGACGACTGTCTGTTCAACCACAGGCTTCTGGAAAACAACCGGGACGTGTACTACTCCATCCGGACCGGCATCCTCTTCAACCTGGAGGGCTCCCGGCAGGTGTTCTCCGCGGGCCAGAACCTGCCGCAGACCTCCCTCTTCCTGCCCAAGAAGAACACGGTGCCGCTGGAGCGCCTCCTGCTGCACCGGGAGAAGAGGAACCAGGTGGTGGATCCCTCGGACCCTCACAACGTCTACCTGGGCCAGACGGAGGAGGGATCGGACTCTCGGGCGGTGCAGGAGGACGACGCCGacctggaggtggaggtggaaaCCGGGGACGAAGGACGCAACGTGTCCCGGGAGACCCCGCTGGCTCCGTCCACCGACGACCCCTGGAACGTGCATTCATCCAACGCGGCCAGCCCCCGGAGCTCCGGGACCATGGGCTGA
- the tigarb gene encoding fructose-2,6-bisphosphatase TIGAR B yields MLTFSLTFVRHGETQSNKDKLLQGQGVDNPLSETGVRQAEAAGQYLKDIPFSNVFVSNLQRAMQTAEIILRNNTHCSGTEMVLEPLLREMSFGVAEGRPKEDLKNMANAAGQAGRDYTPPGGETTEQVKLRFKKFLKILFERLLDEHGLSGPEASSGAAGDAAASDVPPDGSADDGLQGVSVHALVVSHGAFIRIAVRHLVEDLECAIPAWVKMSHLFSPCPNTGISRFILTLSRSESRPALAAARCIFANRKGHLENLSPAE; encoded by the exons atgTTAACGTTTAGTTTAACGTTCGTACGACA TGGGGAAACTCAATCCAACAAGGACAAGCTGCTGCAAG GTCAAGGCGTGGACAATCCTCTGTCAGAGACGGGTGTGCGGCAGGCTGAAGCCGCCGGACAATACCTCAAAGATATTCCGTTCAGCAATGTGTTTGTCAGTAACCTACAGCGGGCTATGCAG ACAGCTGAAATAATTCTGAGGAACAACACTCACTGTTCTGGCACCGAGATGGTTCTGGAGCCGTTACTCAGAGAAATG AGTTTCGGTGTCGCTGAGGGACGTCCCAAAGAGGATCTGAAGAACATGGCCAACGCCGCTGGTCAGGCGGGCCGTGACTACACACCGCCAGGAGGAGAGACGACAGAGCAG GTGAAGCTGCGAttcaaaaaattcctcaaaatcCTTTTCGAGCGACTGTTGGATGAGCACGGCTTGTCGGGACCAGAGGCGTCTTCGGGGGCGGCCGGAGATGCCGCGGCCTCAGACGTCCCTCCAGACGGCTCGGCCGACGACGGTCTCCAGGGGGTGTCGGTCCACGCTCTGGTGGTGAGCCACGGCGCTTTCATTCGTATTGCCGTGCGGCACCTCGTGGAGGACTTGGAGTGTGCCATCCCCGCGTGGGTGAAGATGTCGCATCTGTTCTCCCCCTGTCCTAACACGGGCATCAGCCGCTTCATTCTCACCCTGAGCCGGTCCGAGTCCAGGCCGGCGCTCGCTGCTGCTCGCTGCATTTTTGCCAACAGAAAGGGCCACCTAGAAAACCTCTCGCCTGCAGAGTAG